From a region of the Sphingopyxis sp. YR583 genome:
- a CDS encoding TonB-dependent receptor, with amino-acid sequence MNRFSPDHHLKLLLGAALLLPAGPAFAAETAAEESSGAADSTADESAAGAAVAAASAASYDGAEIIVSARRRDESAQDVPIALSVVGASQLEATGNYSLTQIQQIVPSLQVFSFNPRNTNINIRGLGSNVALTNDGLENGVGFYVDNVYYGRPGQSQFDLVDLQQIEVLRGPQGTLFGKNTTSGAINITSRKPSFNPEFSGEASVGDYGYYQLRASASGAIIDDLLAIRISGSSTERRGFLYNDTQKERAQDYSNWSVRGQLLFTPTPNLEARIIGDFSRQKQNHVLNVFADYFGTYENGAAIPNSFAERAARFPGYSFPTIDPFARRGEADSHYQSNMDGYGVSGQLDWDVGAVKLTSITAYRWWDWNPSNDGDSTSLPVIVKAQQANRQRQFSQEIRLASDTDGPIDYVVGAYYFWQIIRGKGASAYGPAAGLWNRPATSPIPLTAWDAALNGFEANSTSDPRTKSYALFGQLDWKFTDRLTLTAGLRYTHEKKSGSFTQIHVAGTNLATLPAGLAAQAAALRAQFNPVTSYSTGFTDNSVSGLATLSWQFSDNALAYATYSRGNKSGGLNLTNLPAGIDPDVAPEKVDSYELGIKSQWFDKAVTLNVAGYWTEISDYQTAITEQVPNTVNVRQYIANIPGVRSRGVEGDLSYAPSDRASFYASIAYADTTYSDYRTAPQAPERLNQGGIQDLTGEQLPGVPKLTYTLGGDVSAPLGNLGGRDLSLYGHADYSHRSTFNTSSSDSRYADVTAYGIANARIGIRTDDGLFDLSLWARNLFDKDYFQTLSAQNTGIVTSLIGEPRTIGATMRTKL; translated from the coding sequence GCCGGGCCGGCCTTTGCGGCTGAAACCGCCGCCGAAGAATCCAGTGGGGCTGCCGATAGCACCGCGGACGAAAGCGCCGCTGGCGCTGCGGTAGCGGCTGCGTCCGCCGCGTCCTACGACGGCGCCGAAATCATCGTGTCGGCGCGCCGCCGCGACGAAAGCGCGCAGGACGTCCCGATCGCACTGTCGGTCGTCGGCGCCTCGCAGCTCGAGGCGACGGGCAATTATTCGCTGACCCAGATCCAGCAGATCGTCCCGAGCCTGCAAGTGTTCAGCTTCAACCCGCGCAACACCAATATCAACATTCGCGGGCTCGGCAGCAATGTCGCGCTGACCAACGACGGGTTGGAAAATGGCGTCGGCTTCTATGTCGACAATGTCTATTACGGGCGGCCCGGCCAATCGCAGTTCGATCTGGTCGACCTGCAACAGATCGAGGTGCTGCGCGGACCGCAGGGCACGCTGTTCGGCAAGAACACCACCTCGGGCGCGATCAACATCACCTCGCGCAAGCCGAGCTTCAACCCCGAATTTTCGGGCGAGGCGAGCGTCGGCGACTATGGCTATTACCAGCTGCGCGCTTCGGCATCGGGCGCGATCATCGACGACCTGCTCGCCATCCGCATCAGCGGATCGTCCACCGAACGCCGCGGGTTCCTCTACAATGATACGCAGAAAGAGCGCGCGCAGGACTATTCGAACTGGAGCGTACGCGGGCAGCTGCTGTTCACCCCGACGCCCAATCTCGAGGCGCGCATCATCGGCGATTTTTCGCGCCAGAAGCAGAACCACGTCCTTAATGTCTTCGCCGATTATTTCGGGACGTACGAGAATGGCGCGGCGATTCCGAACAGCTTTGCCGAGCGCGCGGCGCGCTTTCCCGGTTACAGCTTTCCGACGATCGATCCCTTCGCGCGGCGCGGTGAGGCCGACAGCCATTATCAGTCCAACATGGATGGCTATGGCGTGTCGGGCCAGCTCGACTGGGACGTCGGCGCGGTCAAGCTGACCTCGATCACCGCCTATCGTTGGTGGGACTGGAACCCGTCCAATGACGGCGATTCGACCTCGCTTCCCGTGATCGTCAAAGCGCAGCAGGCGAACCGCCAGCGCCAGTTCAGTCAGGAAATCCGGCTTGCTTCCGACACCGATGGCCCGATCGATTATGTCGTCGGCGCCTATTATTTCTGGCAGATCATTCGCGGCAAGGGGGCGAGCGCCTATGGCCCCGCCGCCGGATTGTGGAATCGTCCCGCGACCTCGCCGATCCCGCTCACTGCATGGGACGCCGCGCTCAATGGGTTCGAGGCGAATTCTACCTCGGACCCGCGGACCAAAAGCTATGCACTGTTCGGCCAACTCGACTGGAAATTCACCGACCGGCTGACGCTCACGGCGGGGCTGCGCTACACGCACGAGAAGAAGAGCGGTTCGTTCACGCAGATCCATGTCGCGGGGACGAATCTGGCAACCCTCCCGGCGGGGTTGGCGGCACAGGCGGCGGCGCTCCGTGCGCAGTTCAACCCGGTCACCAGCTACTCAACCGGCTTCACCGATAACAGCGTGTCGGGGCTCGCGACGCTCTCGTGGCAGTTCAGCGATAACGCGCTCGCTTACGCGACCTATTCGCGTGGCAACAAGTCGGGCGGCCTCAACCTCACCAACCTTCCCGCCGGGATCGATCCCGACGTCGCGCCGGAAAAGGTCGACAGCTACGAACTCGGCATCAAGTCGCAATGGTTCGACAAGGCCGTGACGCTCAACGTTGCGGGATACTGGACCGAGATCAGCGATTACCAGACCGCGATCACCGAGCAGGTGCCCAACACGGTCAACGTCCGCCAATATATCGCGAACATTCCGGGGGTGCGATCGCGCGGGGTCGAGGGCGACCTGAGCTATGCGCCGAGCGACCGTGCGAGCTTCTATGCGTCGATCGCTTATGCCGACACGACATACAGCGACTACCGTACCGCGCCGCAGGCGCCCGAACGGCTCAACCAGGGCGGGATCCAGGACCTGACGGGCGAGCAACTGCCCGGTGTTCCCAAGCTCACCTATACGCTTGGCGGCGACGTGTCGGCGCCGCTCGGCAATCTCGGCGGGCGCGACCTGTCGCTCTACGGGCACGCCGATTATTCGCATCGGTCGACCTTCAATACCTCGTCGAGCGACAGCCGCTACGCCGACGTAACGGCCTATGGCATCGCCAATGCGCGCATCGGCATCCGTACCGACGACGGATTGTTCGACCTGTCGCTCTGGGCGCGCAACCTGTTCGACAAGGATTATTTCCAGACCTTGTCGGCGCAGAACACCGGCATTGTGACCTCGCTGATCGGCGAACCGCGCACGATCGGCGCGACGATGCGGACGAAGCTGTGA
- a CDS encoding TauD/TfdA dioxygenase family protein, with translation MTDLHNSYANARDKNIPLEITPVTGTIGAIVHGVELSGDLPAPVVQAIQAALVRHKVLFFRDQQHLTDQEHEDFAALLGDPVAHPTVPVAEGSRYLLELDSKEGYAASSWHTDVTFVDAYPKASILRALTIPEAGGDTQWANGETAYEGLPEVLRQLVNNLWATHTNLYDYAAILQSAPDGESAAKRIKEHRSVFASTVYETEHPVVRVHPVSGQRSLLLGHFVKQFVGLNATDSARLFQTLQDHITKPENVVRWRWREGDVAIWDNQSTQHRATADFGLQRRTLRRATISGEVPVGIDGRRSRTVRKEKAVQYEPA, from the coding sequence ATGACGGACCTTCACAACAGCTATGCCAATGCGCGCGACAAGAATATTCCGCTCGAAATCACGCCGGTGACCGGCACGATCGGCGCCATCGTCCATGGTGTCGAGCTGTCGGGCGACTTGCCTGCGCCGGTGGTGCAGGCCATCCAGGCCGCGCTGGTACGGCACAAGGTGCTGTTCTTCCGCGACCAGCAGCATCTGACCGATCAGGAGCATGAGGATTTCGCGGCGCTGCTCGGGGATCCGGTCGCGCATCCGACGGTGCCGGTTGCCGAGGGTTCGCGCTACCTGCTCGAACTCGACAGCAAGGAAGGCTATGCGGCGTCAAGCTGGCACACCGACGTGACCTTCGTCGATGCCTATCCCAAGGCATCGATCCTGCGCGCGCTCACGATCCCCGAAGCCGGCGGTGACACGCAGTGGGCGAACGGCGAAACCGCTTATGAGGGCCTGCCCGAAGTGCTGCGCCAGCTCGTTAACAATCTGTGGGCGACGCACACCAACCTTTATGATTATGCGGCGATCCTGCAATCTGCGCCCGACGGCGAAAGCGCGGCGAAGCGGATCAAGGAGCATCGGAGCGTCTTCGCGTCGACGGTCTATGAAACCGAACATCCGGTGGTGCGCGTGCATCCGGTAAGCGGGCAGCGCAGCCTGCTGCTTGGCCATTTCGTCAAGCAGTTCGTGGGCCTGAACGCTACCGACAGCGCGCGGCTGTTCCAGACGCTGCAGGATCATATCACCAAGCCCGAGAATGTCGTGCGCTGGCGCTGGCGCGAAGGCGACGTGGCGATCTGGGACAATCAGTCGACCCAGCACCGCGCGACCGCCGACTTCGGACTGCAGCGCCGGACGCTCCGCCGCGCGACGATTTCGGGCGAGGTTCCGGTCGGCATCGACGGACGCCGCAGCCGCACGGTGCGTAAGGAAAAGGCGGTTCAATACGAACCCGCCTGA
- a CDS encoding arylsulfatase — translation MTYGSRFARLLFAALIGAASVAPVQAKEWRPNLLVIVADDLGYSDLGAFGGEIRTPNLDKLALAGIRLAGFHTAPTCSPTRSMLLSGTDNHRAGLGTMAEMIRPNQQGKPGYEGYLRSDVATLSERLGANGYRTLLSGKWHLGLTAEQDPHARGFERSFALLQGGHNHYGTDIKPEATPGTRGIATYRENGKVIVRLPKGFYSSDYFATRLIDFLGERPARGKAERPFFAYLAFTAPHWPLQAPAEDIARYKGRYDEGFDVLRERRVARQRELGILAPDVTAHTPRNRDGSWDSLTADQQRLAARNMEIYAAMVDRLDQNVGRVIETLRASGELDNTVIVFLADNGAEALDVETTGAQMLASSLKDADNSFANRGTASSYLTYGAGWAQAATAPSWLTKGYNSEGGTRAVAFISGAGIAARKGADTQYLSVADIAPTLLDLAGADAQATEFAGRKVVPITGRSWAAWLKNADARVYGANDGVGAELFGSRAYRRGDWKLTDIGDGIWRLFDIARDPGETRDLSLAHPDRKADLAAAWDRYAQDVGVILPDSIPYRP, via the coding sequence ATGACCTATGGTTCGCGTTTCGCCCGTTTGCTTTTTGCCGCGCTGATCGGCGCCGCATCGGTCGCGCCGGTGCAGGCGAAGGAATGGCGGCCGAACCTGCTCGTCATCGTCGCCGACGATCTTGGCTATTCAGATCTTGGCGCGTTCGGGGGCGAGATCCGCACGCCGAATCTCGACAAGCTCGCGCTCGCCGGCATCCGGCTTGCGGGCTTCCACACCGCGCCGACCTGTTCGCCGACGCGATCGATGCTGCTGTCGGGCACCGACAATCACCGCGCCGGGCTTGGCACGATGGCCGAGATGATCCGGCCGAACCAGCAGGGCAAGCCGGGGTATGAGGGCTATTTGCGCAGCGACGTCGCGACGCTCTCCGAGCGGCTGGGGGCGAATGGCTATCGCACCTTGCTGTCGGGCAAATGGCATTTGGGGCTGACCGCCGAGCAGGACCCGCATGCGCGCGGGTTCGAGCGCAGCTTTGCGTTGCTGCAGGGTGGACACAATCATTATGGCACCGACATCAAACCCGAAGCCACTCCCGGTACGCGCGGGATCGCGACCTATCGCGAAAATGGCAAGGTCATCGTGCGCTTGCCCAAGGGATTCTATTCGAGCGACTATTTCGCGACGCGGCTGATCGATTTCCTTGGCGAACGACCCGCGAGGGGGAAGGCAGAACGGCCTTTCTTCGCCTATCTCGCCTTCACCGCGCCGCATTGGCCGCTGCAAGCGCCGGCGGAGGACATTGCGCGCTACAAGGGGCGCTATGACGAAGGCTTCGATGTGCTGCGCGAACGCCGCGTCGCACGGCAGCGTGAGCTCGGCATTCTCGCGCCCGACGTGACGGCGCATACGCCGCGCAACCGTGACGGCAGCTGGGATAGCTTGACCGCCGACCAGCAGCGGCTCGCCGCGCGCAACATGGAAATCTATGCTGCGATGGTCGACCGGCTCGATCAGAATGTCGGGCGCGTGATCGAGACGCTGCGCGCGTCGGGCGAACTCGACAACACGGTGATCGTCTTCCTCGCCGACAATGGTGCCGAGGCGCTCGACGTCGAAACCACCGGCGCGCAGATGCTGGCAAGCTCGCTGAAAGACGCCGACAACAGTTTCGCCAATCGCGGTACGGCGTCGTCTTATCTCACCTATGGCGCGGGCTGGGCACAGGCGGCGACCGCGCCCTCATGGCTGACCAAGGGCTATAACAGCGAGGGCGGTACGCGGGCGGTCGCGTTCATCAGCGGTGCGGGCATCGCGGCGCGAAAAGGCGCCGACACCCAATATCTGTCGGTCGCAGACATTGCGCCGACCTTGCTCGACCTCGCGGGCGCCGATGCACAGGCAACCGAATTCGCGGGGCGCAAGGTCGTGCCGATCACCGGTCGGTCGTGGGCCGCCTGGCTCAAGAACGCCGATGCGCGTGTCTATGGTGCGAACGACGGCGTGGGGGCGGAGTTGTTCGGATCGCGCGCCTATCGCCGCGGCGACTGGAAGCTGACCGATATCGGCGACGGCATCTGGCGATTGTTCGACATTGCACGCGATCCGGGCGAGACGCGGGACCTGTCGCTCGCCCACCCTGACCGTAAGGCCGACCTTGCGGCGGCGTGGGATCGTTATGCGCAGGATGTCGGCGTGATCCTGCCCGATTCCATCCCATATCGGCCATAG
- a CDS encoding TauD/TfdA dioxygenase family protein — MATQLNTPDLFETARSLGVSISPSTPTIGAEIGGLDLDRSLSSAEADFLRTAWLRFKVVFFRDQDISHESHVRLGELFGDLEGHPVIPSVEGYPEILKIEGVEGVQLTAETLAPFQAYNKWHTDVTFRERPSIASVLRARHLPPLGGDTMWADTVAAYAGLPQPVKDRIEGLEAEHDIVRSFGGRVTEEKKAQLARDFPPVRHPVVRSHPETGEKILYVNYTFTSRIVGVSEEESDSLLRLLFDRIKVPEYQVRFRWTPNAIGIWDNRSTQHYAVGDYWPEYRALERVTVSGDVVTR, encoded by the coding sequence ATGGCCACGCAGCTGAACACCCCCGACCTGTTCGAGACCGCGCGATCGCTCGGCGTGTCGATTTCGCCCTCGACCCCGACGATCGGCGCGGAGATCGGCGGGCTCGATCTAGACCGCTCGCTGTCGTCCGCAGAGGCCGATTTTCTGCGTACGGCGTGGCTGCGTTTCAAGGTCGTCTTCTTCCGCGATCAGGACATCAGCCACGAAAGCCATGTCCGGCTGGGCGAGCTGTTCGGCGATCTCGAAGGTCATCCGGTGATTCCGTCGGTCGAGGGCTATCCCGAGATTCTGAAGATCGAAGGCGTCGAGGGCGTACAGCTGACCGCCGAGACGCTCGCGCCGTTTCAGGCGTATAATAAATGGCACACCGACGTGACCTTTCGCGAACGGCCGTCGATCGCGTCGGTCCTGCGCGCGCGGCACCTGCCGCCGCTGGGCGGCGATACGATGTGGGCCGACACCGTCGCCGCCTATGCGGGGCTGCCGCAGCCGGTGAAGGACCGCATCGAAGGGCTCGAGGCCGAGCATGACATCGTGCGCAGCTTCGGCGGCCGCGTGACCGAGGAGAAAAAGGCGCAACTCGCGCGCGACTTTCCCCCGGTACGCCATCCGGTAGTGCGCTCGCACCCTGAAACAGGCGAGAAGATCCTCTACGTCAATTACACCTTCACCAGTCGCATCGTCGGGGTGAGCGAAGAGGAGAGTGACAGCCTGCTCCGCCTGCTCTTCGACCGGATCAAGGTGCCCGAGTATCAGGTCCGCTTCCGCTGGACCCCGAACGCGATCGGCATCTGGGACAATCGGTCGACCCAACATTATGCCGTCGGCGATTACTGGCCCGAATATCGCGCACTCGAACGTGTCACCGTGTCGGGCGATGTGGTAACCCGATGA
- a CDS encoding FAD/NAD(P)-binding protein translates to MRMIEAQVHSPRPRFRTATRVAIVGAGFSGTLLAINLLEQPDVEVLLIERDRHRMGAGVAYSSTETSHLLNVRAGNMSAFADRPDHFCEWVAARGLGCEAAFVTRATYGRYLRETLGQAMEKYGRRLKLVDDEVLDIEEKRGQVTLGLVNGGLIEADRAVLAIGNLPPHDPPAIEGAHLPSHRYIGDPWASAFEDGLDKQAPVLVVGTGLTAVDVILRLAAQGHEGPITALSRRGLRPHRHIDGLPRPKPVLAKPAPELSELVRWARDEAQDRDWRLVVDSIRPITQMMWSAADADKRARFLRHLRPFWDVHRHRLAPEVAGRIDALIASGRLHFRAGKIASVAVEPDALAVSWLPRGETELVTTRAVRMINCTGPQGDLLRSSDPLVKRLLGARRIRPDTLRLGLDIDRDGHVVDASGKSSEHILAIGPMTRGDLWEVVAVPDIRSQVSALARRLVNAHWTGGEGL, encoded by the coding sequence ATGAGGATGATCGAAGCCCAGGTTCATTCTCCGCGCCCGCGCTTTCGCACCGCGACCCGCGTGGCGATCGTCGGTGCGGGTTTCTCGGGAACCTTGCTCGCGATCAATCTGCTCGAGCAGCCCGACGTAGAGGTTTTACTGATCGAACGCGACCGGCACCGGATGGGCGCCGGGGTTGCGTACAGCAGCACCGAAACCTCGCACCTGCTCAATGTTCGCGCGGGCAATATGAGCGCCTTTGCCGACCGGCCCGATCATTTCTGTGAATGGGTTGCGGCGCGGGGGCTCGGCTGCGAGGCGGCGTTTGTGACGCGCGCGACCTATGGCCGTTATCTGCGCGAGACGCTCGGTCAGGCGATGGAGAAATATGGCCGGCGGCTGAAGCTCGTCGACGACGAAGTGCTCGATATCGAGGAAAAGCGCGGACAGGTTACGCTCGGGCTCGTCAACGGCGGCTTGATCGAAGCCGACCGCGCGGTGCTTGCGATCGGCAATCTGCCGCCGCACGATCCGCCCGCAATCGAGGGCGCACATCTGCCGTCGCATCGCTATATCGGCGATCCGTGGGCGAGCGCGTTCGAGGACGGGCTCGACAAGCAGGCGCCGGTGCTCGTCGTCGGCACCGGGCTGACTGCGGTCGACGTGATCCTGCGGCTCGCCGCGCAGGGTCACGAAGGGCCAATCACCGCGCTGTCGCGCCGCGGGCTGCGGCCGCATCGCCACATTGACGGGTTGCCGCGCCCCAAGCCGGTGCTCGCCAAACCTGCGCCGGAACTCTCGGAACTCGTGCGCTGGGCGCGGGACGAGGCGCAGGATCGCGACTGGCGGCTTGTCGTCGATTCGATCCGTCCGATCACCCAGATGATGTGGTCGGCCGCCGATGCCGACAAGCGTGCGCGCTTCCTGCGCCATTTGCGTCCCTTCTGGGACGTCCATCGGCACCGGCTCGCCCCCGAGGTTGCCGGCCGGATCGATGCCCTGATCGCTTCGGGGCGGTTACATTTCCGTGCGGGCAAGATCGCAAGTGTTGCGGTCGAACCCGATGCGCTTGCGGTGTCGTGGCTGCCGCGCGGCGAAACGGAATTGGTAACTACCCGCGCCGTGCGAATGATCAATTGCACCGGACCGCAAGGCGACCTGCTGCGTTCGTCCGATCCGCTGGTCAAGCGCCTACTCGGTGCGCGGCGCATCCGTCCCGATACGCTGCGCCTCGGGCTCGATATCGATCGCGACGGGCATGTCGTCGATGCGTCGGGAAAGTCGTCCGAACATATTCTGGCGATCGGCCCGATGACGCGCGGCGATCTGTGGGAAGTCGTTGCGGTTCCCGATATCCGCAGCCAGGTCAGCGCGCTAGCGCGCCGCCTCGTCAACGCGCACTGGACCGGCGGCGAAGGACTCTAG
- a CDS encoding RNA polymerase sigma factor has translation MPGSAPLRDEEDWALNQRVAGGDRAAFQLLVLRHEGRLRAFLSRTAGCDADDLAQEAFVRAWQRAGDFRGQGSYAAWVMGIGWRLFLDQRRTARRREGLAAGEEAATSTDPRWASDAAIDAGRLLAALSPQERAALTLCFGHGWSHGEAAEIMGVPLGTLKSLVLRGRAKAQKMIDEGTEA, from the coding sequence ATGCCGGGGAGCGCCCCGCTGCGTGATGAGGAAGATTGGGCCCTCAACCAGCGCGTTGCCGGGGGAGATCGCGCCGCTTTCCAGCTCCTCGTATTGCGTCACGAAGGGCGATTGCGTGCCTTTCTGTCCCGCACCGCAGGGTGCGACGCCGACGATCTGGCGCAGGAGGCCTTTGTTCGTGCCTGGCAGCGCGCGGGAGATTTTCGGGGGCAAGGGAGCTATGCGGCATGGGTCATGGGGATCGGCTGGCGGCTGTTCCTCGACCAGCGGCGCACCGCGCGGCGGCGCGAGGGACTTGCGGCGGGAGAGGAGGCCGCGACATCGACCGATCCGCGCTGGGCGAGCGATGCCGCGATCGACGCCGGCCGCCTGCTTGCTGCGCTGTCGCCGCAGGAGCGTGCCGCGCTCACCTTATGCTTCGGTCATGGCTGGTCGCATGGCGAGGCGGCCGAAATCATGGGGGTGCCATTGGGCACGCTCAAATCGCTCGTCTTGCGCGGGCGCGCAAAGGCGCAGAAGATGATCGACGAAGGAACGGAGGCATGA
- a CDS encoding flotillin family protein, with the protein MIEIAIYAGIGLAALLILGLIVTRLYHRATKEIAFVRTGFRGERVIMNGGALVLPVLHETMPVNMNTVRLAVERKNVDALITLDRLRIDVKAEFYVRVRPDAGSIAMAAQTLGLRTMNPEALKDLVEGKFVDALRSVAAGMTMNQLHEQRADFVQKVQQVSSNDLSMNGLELESVSLTGLDQTSIEHFNANNAFDAEGLTKLTEQIELRKKARNDIEQDTRVQIETKNLEADKRSFEIARDNEFAKLGQQREIEIRRAEQAAEVAREQAQRNQEAENARIQAKQLVDAKQIEADRAIEEARIAQEQAIELARQEQQILIQNKSREESQARGEADAARAVAVAAEEQVATARETEVAERSKRIELIEAAKEAERQAISVKVQAEAEKEAAANRAAALRLEAEGESEAEKLRAEAARIRFEVEAAGQRAINEAANLLSSNQISLQTKMALLKVLPEVVREAAKPIEAIDSIKIIQVDGINQTGGSAPNAGANGESGNLASNAVSAALAYRAQAPVIDSLMKELGFDGGSLDALVKGAAAVEPIAQPAIRETPRGRKPRQNAVVADADDSEEEA; encoded by the coding sequence ATGATTGAAATTGCTATTTACGCCGGCATCGGGCTTGCCGCGCTTCTGATATTGGGATTGATTGTCACGCGGCTTTATCATCGCGCGACCAAGGAAATTGCCTTCGTCCGCACCGGATTTCGCGGCGAACGCGTGATCATGAACGGCGGCGCGCTTGTCCTGCCCGTGCTCCACGAAACGATGCCGGTGAACATGAACACCGTCCGGCTCGCCGTCGAGCGCAAGAATGTCGACGCGCTGATCACGCTCGATCGCCTCCGCATCGACGTGAAGGCCGAATTCTACGTCCGCGTCCGCCCCGATGCCGGGTCGATCGCGATGGCCGCCCAGACGCTCGGCCTGCGCACGATGAACCCCGAAGCGCTGAAGGATCTGGTCGAAGGCAAGTTCGTCGACGCACTGCGTTCGGTCGCGGCCGGCATGACGATGAACCAGCTTCACGAACAACGCGCCGACTTCGTCCAGAAGGTGCAGCAGGTCAGCTCGAACGACCTGTCGATGAACGGGCTCGAGCTGGAATCGGTGTCGCTCACTGGGCTCGACCAGACGTCGATCGAACATTTCAACGCCAACAACGCGTTCGACGCCGAGGGCCTGACCAAGCTGACCGAGCAGATCGAACTGCGTAAAAAGGCGCGCAACGACATCGAGCAGGACACGCGCGTCCAGATCGAGACCAAGAATCTCGAAGCCGACAAGCGCAGCTTCGAAATCGCGCGCGACAACGAGTTTGCGAAGCTCGGCCAGCAGCGCGAGATCGAAATTCGCCGCGCCGAGCAGGCGGCCGAGGTCGCGCGCGAACAGGCACAGCGCAATCAGGAAGCCGAGAATGCGCGCATCCAAGCGAAGCAGCTGGTCGATGCCAAGCAGATCGAGGCCGACCGCGCGATCGAGGAAGCACGCATCGCGCAGGAGCAGGCGATCGAACTGGCGCGGCAGGAGCAGCAGATCCTGATCCAGAACAAGAGCCGCGAGGAAAGTCAGGCGCGCGGCGAAGCGGATGCGGCACGCGCCGTCGCTGTCGCCGCCGAAGAACAGGTTGCTACCGCACGCGAAACCGAAGTCGCGGAACGTTCGAAGCGCATCGAATTGATCGAAGCGGCCAAGGAGGCCGAACGGCAGGCGATTTCGGTAAAGGTACAGGCCGAGGCAGAAAAAGAGGCCGCAGCGAACCGTGCCGCAGCGCTGCGGCTCGAAGCCGAGGGCGAGTCCGAAGCCGAAAAGCTGCGCGCCGAAGCCGCGCGCATCCGTTTCGAGGTCGAGGCCGCGGGCCAGCGCGCGATCAACGAGGCGGCGAACCTGCTGTCGTCGAACCAGATCTCGCTACAGACCAAAATGGCGCTGCTCAAGGTGCTGCCAGAGGTGGTGCGCGAAGCCGCCAAGCCGATAGAAGCGATCGATTCGATCAAGATCATCCAGGTCGACGGGATCAACCAGACCGGCGGCAGCGCCCCGAACGCTGGCGCAAATGGCGAAAGCGGCAACCTCGCCAGCAACGCAGTGTCGGCGGCGCTCGCCTATCGCGCGCAGGCGCCGGTGATCGACAGCCTGATGAAGGAACTTGGTTTCGACGGCGGATCGCTCGATGCGCTGGTCAAGGGCGCCGCGGCGGTCGAGCCGATCGCGCAACCCGCAATCCGGGAGACGCCGCGCGGGCGCAAGCCACGTCAGAACGCGGTCGTCGCGGACGCCGACGATAGCGAGGAAGAAGCCTGA
- a CDS encoding YqiJ family protein: protein MLDQFLAPENIVFSSALLLMLLIGVVQAIGLAGDIDADMHSDTDGDIGFADTLLAWAGIGRVPFLMWLVIFLALFGALGLGLQQLMTALTGGPGTNLLMVPLTALAALPVAGGAARIVARIVPGLETTAIERDELVGLYAEISIGTARVGNPARARVTDPHGQPHQIMVEPDSADQVFQTGESVLLVKREGDIFKGFTRGDFYLPRLD from the coding sequence ATGCTCGACCAGTTTCTCGCTCCCGAAAATATCGTCTTCAGCTCGGCGTTGCTGCTCATGCTGCTGATCGGCGTCGTGCAGGCGATCGGGCTCGCGGGCGATATCGATGCCGATATGCACAGCGATACCGACGGCGATATCGGTTTTGCCGATACGCTGCTCGCCTGGGCCGGCATCGGCCGCGTGCCGTTCCTGATGTGGCTGGTGATCTTCCTTGCGCTGTTCGGCGCACTCGGACTCGGACTCCAGCAGTTGATGACGGCGCTGACCGGCGGGCCCGGCACGAACCTGCTGATGGTTCCGCTGACCGCGCTCGCCGCGCTTCCAGTGGCGGGCGGCGCGGCACGCATCGTCGCGCGCATCGTGCCCGGGCTCGAAACCACCGCGATCGAACGCGACGAACTGGTCGGCCTCTATGCAGAGATCAGCATCGGAACCGCCCGCGTCGGCAACCCCGCACGCGCGCGTGTGACCGATCCGCATGGTCAGCCGCATCAGATCATGGTCGAACCCGACAGCGCCGATCAGGTTTTCCAGACCGGTGAGAGCGTGCTGCTCGTAAAGCGCGAAGGCGATATATTCAAAGGCTTTACCCGCGGCGATTTCTATTTACCCCGGCTCGACTGA